The following are encoded together in the uncultured Sphaerochaeta sp. genome:
- a CDS encoding aldo/keto reductase, giving the protein MEYKAFGKTGHTSSRVLFGAAAFWDVSQREADKTLGLLLDNGINHIDTARSYGDAELRIGPWMKEHRSSFFLASKTNKRTKEEALAELKETLTRLQTDHLDLWQLHYLVEPDEWKTAMNEGGALEAAIEAKKQGLVRFIGVTGHGVEAPSAHLRSLEIYDFDSVLLPYNYTMMQNLLYREQTKKLFEVCKERDIAVQTIKSLARGELGDKEKMYATWYDPLTDEASIQKAVHWVLSNEQVFLNSTGDIRILPHILNAAQEMIRKPSDEEMKVLVKEEAITPLFS; this is encoded by the coding sequence ATGGAATACAAAGCATTCGGAAAAACCGGACATACCTCAAGTAGGGTGCTCTTTGGCGCTGCTGCCTTTTGGGATGTAAGCCAAAGGGAAGCTGATAAGACATTGGGTCTTTTGCTCGATAACGGGATCAACCATATTGATACCGCAAGAAGTTATGGAGATGCTGAGTTGCGCATAGGTCCTTGGATGAAAGAACATCGTTCCTCTTTTTTCCTGGCTTCAAAAACCAATAAACGCACCAAGGAAGAGGCTTTGGCGGAGTTGAAGGAGACCCTCACCCGTCTCCAGACCGATCACCTTGATTTGTGGCAGCTTCACTATCTTGTGGAACCGGATGAGTGGAAGACAGCGATGAACGAGGGGGGAGCCTTGGAGGCTGCCATTGAAGCAAAAAAGCAGGGATTGGTCCGTTTCATTGGAGTAACTGGGCATGGAGTTGAAGCTCCTTCAGCACATCTGAGAAGTCTGGAAATCTATGATTTCGATTCAGTTCTCCTGCCCTACAATTATACCATGATGCAGAATTTGCTCTACAGGGAGCAAACCAAAAAGCTTTTTGAGGTATGTAAGGAGAGAGATATTGCAGTACAGACCATCAAGAGCCTTGCACGGGGAGAGCTTGGTGACAAGGAGAAGATGTATGCTACTTGGTATGATCCTCTTACCGATGAGGCTTCCATCCAGAAAGCAGTCCATTGGGTTCTTTCCAATGAGCAGGTATTCCTGAACAGTACTGGTGATATTCGCATCTTGCCTCATATTCTCAATGCAGCACAGGAGATGATCAGAAAGCCAAGTGATGAGGAGATGAAAGTATTGGTGAAGGAAGAGGCGATTACTCCGCTATTTAGCTGA
- the gpmI gene encoding 2,3-bisphosphoglycerate-independent phosphoglycerate mutase → MVDALKKMGKISRKGPVVLVIMDGVGFGKYKEGDAVASALTGTLNKLYKANPWTKLKAHGTAVGLPSDDDMGNSEVGHNAMGCGRVFAQGAKLVNASISTGAMYEGPTWKKLVNNAKEKESTLHFIGLLSDGNVHSHIDNLKAMILQAKEEGVSKVRVHALLDGRDVGELSALDYFDPFEEFLAGINDEGFDAKIASGGGRMVITMDRYNANWNMVKKGWETHVLGEGRMFDSAHEAITVLREESKAIDQDLPPFVIAKENKPVGTIEDGDSVILFNFRGDRALEITKAFEAEELTEFDRKRRPDVEYAGMMEYDGDLHVPAQFLVTPPAIDKTLAEYLCASKVKQFSISETQKFGHVTYFFNGNKSGKFDTTLEEYVEILSDIVPFEERPWMKCAEIADRVIDEVESGKWDFIKLNFPNGDMVGHTGNYQAVVCSMEGLDLQIGRIYKSVMEAGGVMVITADHGNADDMFEHAKDGSVKYKENGAPQSKTSHSLNPVPCIICDSNYQGEYETELKSGLGISSIAATCMNLLDYEAPSEYDPSIITVK, encoded by the coding sequence ATGGTTGATGCATTGAAAAAAATGGGGAAGATTTCCCGCAAAGGTCCAGTAGTCTTGGTTATCATGGATGGCGTAGGCTTCGGAAAATACAAGGAAGGCGATGCAGTTGCATCTGCATTGACTGGAACGCTGAACAAGCTGTACAAGGCAAATCCTTGGACCAAGCTCAAGGCCCATGGTACTGCTGTTGGCCTTCCTTCAGATGATGATATGGGTAACAGTGAGGTAGGCCACAACGCAATGGGTTGTGGAAGGGTTTTTGCACAGGGTGCAAAACTAGTCAATGCTTCCATATCCACAGGTGCCATGTATGAGGGTCCTACGTGGAAGAAGCTGGTAAACAATGCAAAAGAGAAAGAATCTACTCTCCATTTCATCGGTTTGCTGAGTGATGGGAATGTGCACTCTCACATTGACAACCTCAAGGCAATGATTCTCCAGGCAAAAGAGGAAGGTGTCTCCAAGGTTCGTGTGCATGCGCTACTCGATGGAAGAGATGTTGGTGAACTTAGTGCCCTTGATTACTTCGATCCGTTTGAAGAGTTCCTTGCGGGCATCAATGATGAAGGTTTTGATGCAAAGATTGCCAGTGGCGGTGGAAGAATGGTTATCACCATGGACCGCTACAATGCCAACTGGAATATGGTCAAGAAAGGTTGGGAAACCCATGTACTGGGTGAAGGCCGAATGTTTGACAGTGCTCATGAGGCTATTACTGTACTGCGTGAAGAGTCAAAGGCTATCGACCAGGACCTGCCTCCTTTCGTTATTGCAAAGGAAAACAAGCCGGTTGGAACCATCGAGGATGGGGACAGCGTCATTCTCTTCAACTTCCGTGGAGACCGTGCTCTTGAGATTACCAAGGCATTCGAGGCTGAGGAGCTCACCGAATTTGACCGCAAGCGTCGACCCGATGTCGAGTATGCAGGGATGATGGAGTATGATGGGGACTTGCATGTCCCTGCCCAGTTCCTGGTAACTCCTCCGGCAATAGACAAGACACTTGCTGAGTATCTCTGTGCATCAAAGGTGAAGCAGTTCTCCATCAGTGAGACCCAGAAGTTCGGACATGTAACCTACTTCTTCAATGGAAACAAGAGTGGGAAATTCGACACTACCCTCGAAGAGTATGTAGAAATCCTTAGTGATATCGTCCCCTTTGAGGAACGTCCCTGGATGAAGTGTGCTGAGATTGCTGACCGTGTCATCGATGAGGTTGAAAGCGGTAAGTGGGACTTCATCAAACTGAACTTCCCCAATGGCGATATGGTTGGCCATACCGGGAACTATCAGGCTGTTGTCTGCTCGATGGAAGGTCTTGACCTGCAGATTGGTAGGATCTACAAGTCGGTCATGGAAGCAGGTGGCGTGATGGTGATCACAGCCGACCATGGGAATGCTGATGACATGTTTGAGCATGCCAAGGATGGTAGTGTAAAGTACAAGGAGAATGGTGCTCCTCAGTCCAAGACCAGTCACTCACTCAATCCTGTTCCATGCATCATCTGTGATAGCAACTACCAAGGAGAGTATGAGACAGAGCTCAAGAGTGGGCTTGGGATCAGTAGCATTGCAGCGACCTGCATGAATCTGCTCGACTATGAGGCTCCAAGCGAGTACGATCCAAGTATTATCACTGTGAAATAA
- a CDS encoding aminopeptidase P family protein — protein sequence MSVINERVEKLRSLMDKHNLDGWIINGTDPHQSEYVCERWRSRSWISGFTGSAGTVIITQKDALLWVDSRYFIQAQQQIGGTCFHMMKIDTPSFPDPSTYLKEHLQKESKIGIDKATLTIQGEQDLQRVFGEDLALVPSNDLLDFIWQDRSEVPAKPVTSLPDDIAGFSRSQKLAMVRYAMVQKGASYTVISSLDDIAWITNLRGDDVPYSPVFLAYLVIGKTDAWLFTNPGRFTDELTQDVSEDFSIHPYEDVASTLKNVLKEDDVLYFNPEKINLLVAETFGDCETITGLDFTTDLKACKNDTEMEGMRKAHLLDGVALVNFLARLDTKHGRYTEIVISDLLKEQRLRNLDCIGESFSPISGWAEHGAMCHYSATEESNSVVEGNGLLVLDTGGMYTFGTTDVTRTILFGEPTEEQIRDYTLVLKGNLAIASARFPEGTCGYQLDVLARQFLWQQGLSYFHGTGHGIGFRLNVHEGPHSISPKPLSVPLKKGMVVSDEPGLYKEGRHGIRIENIVAVREDVKTEFGQFLSFEVLTICPFERRLIDKNMLSAQEIAMVDAYHRWVYEELKHLVDTTTMEYLKGATKPL from the coding sequence ATGTCAGTAATTAACGAGCGGGTTGAAAAACTTCGTTCCCTCATGGATAAGCATAACCTTGATGGATGGATTATCAACGGGACAGATCCTCATCAAAGTGAATATGTGTGCGAGCGATGGAGGAGCCGCTCTTGGATAAGTGGCTTTACCGGAAGCGCAGGAACGGTCATCATTACCCAGAAAGATGCACTTCTCTGGGTCGATTCGCGTTACTTCATCCAAGCCCAACAACAGATTGGGGGAACCTGTTTCCATATGATGAAGATTGATACCCCTTCGTTCCCTGACCCCAGTACTTATTTAAAGGAACATCTGCAGAAGGAGAGCAAGATAGGAATTGATAAAGCCACGTTGACTATACAGGGGGAGCAAGACTTGCAAAGAGTCTTCGGCGAAGACTTGGCACTGGTTCCCTCAAATGATCTCTTGGATTTTATCTGGCAGGACAGAAGCGAGGTGCCTGCAAAGCCGGTGACCTCTCTTCCTGATGATATTGCGGGGTTCTCCCGCAGTCAGAAGCTCGCCATGGTTCGATATGCCATGGTGCAGAAAGGTGCCTCCTATACAGTAATTTCTTCTTTGGATGACATTGCCTGGATAACCAATCTCAGAGGAGATGATGTTCCTTATAGTCCGGTCTTTCTTGCCTATCTTGTGATTGGAAAGACTGATGCTTGGCTGTTCACGAATCCAGGGAGGTTTACGGATGAACTTACCCAGGATGTAAGTGAAGATTTCTCCATTCATCCTTATGAAGATGTAGCTTCTACACTCAAGAATGTTTTAAAAGAGGATGATGTTCTCTATTTCAATCCTGAAAAGATCAACCTCCTTGTTGCAGAGACTTTCGGGGATTGTGAAACGATCACCGGTCTTGATTTCACCACTGACTTGAAGGCTTGCAAGAACGATACCGAGATGGAAGGGATGCGCAAAGCACATCTGCTTGATGGGGTAGCCTTGGTCAATTTCCTCGCCCGTCTCGATACCAAGCATGGACGGTATACGGAAATTGTCATCTCTGACCTTCTAAAGGAACAGAGATTACGCAATCTTGATTGTATTGGAGAATCTTTCTCTCCCATCAGTGGATGGGCAGAGCATGGCGCAATGTGCCACTACAGTGCAACAGAAGAGAGCAATTCAGTGGTTGAAGGAAATGGGCTACTCGTCCTCGACACTGGAGGGATGTATACCTTTGGAACGACCGATGTAACCCGGACGATTCTCTTTGGTGAACCCACTGAGGAGCAGATCAGGGATTATACGTTGGTGTTGAAAGGCAATCTTGCCATAGCCTCTGCACGTTTCCCTGAAGGAACCTGCGGGTATCAGTTGGATGTCCTGGCAAGGCAGTTCCTTTGGCAGCAGGGATTGAGTTACTTCCATGGTACCGGTCACGGTATCGGATTCCGGCTCAATGTCCATGAGGGCCCTCATTCCATCAGTCCAAAACCTCTCTCTGTCCCTCTGAAAAAAGGCATGGTGGTCAGTGATGAACCAGGCCTCTACAAAGAGGGTCGGCATGGAATTCGGATTGAGAACATTGTAGCGGTCAGAGAGGATGTGAAAACAGAATTTGGCCAATTCCTGAGCTTTGAGGTCTTGACCATTTGTCCGTTTGAACGCAGATTGATAGACAAGAACATGCTTTCAGCCCAAGAGATAGCTATGGTGGATGCATATCATCGCTGGGTGTATGAAGAGCTGAAACATCTGGTGGATACAACTACGATGGAATATCTAAAGGGTGCAACAAAGCCCCTCTAG
- the lgt gene encoding prolipoprotein diacylglyceryl transferase: protein MTLFIDFPNWISPEIIPGLPLRWYGLMYVVAFSVAYLMIRLQARKGEITIDPDQTLNLVLYCVIGLILGARLFSVLFYDGSFYYWMRPWMIFWPFRGGRFIGLPGMSYHGGLVGAVIGGWLYSRRYKLSFFSIADTVAYAAPLGYTFGRLGNFINGELFGRVSTKPWAMVFPDAPSFSTNYAWVREIADQLGIAYESGAMVNLPRHPSQLYEALFEGIVLFLFLWFVIRPRREKHPAGFGLVWYTAGYGFVRFFIEYFRAPDENLGYIIALGRESDNIALLQSFFNFSMGQLFCLAMIVSASIFAVFLKRREGVKHVSN from the coding sequence ATGACCTTATTCATCGATTTTCCCAATTGGATTTCGCCGGAAATAATCCCCGGTCTGCCCCTCAGATGGTATGGTCTGATGTACGTGGTCGCTTTCAGTGTTGCCTACCTGATGATCCGTCTCCAGGCAAGAAAGGGCGAAATAACGATCGATCCTGATCAAACACTGAACCTAGTGTTGTATTGCGTGATTGGCTTGATTCTAGGAGCACGCTTGTTCAGTGTTCTCTTCTACGATGGTTCCTTCTATTATTGGATGCGCCCATGGATGATCTTTTGGCCTTTTAGGGGAGGGAGATTTATCGGACTTCCTGGTATGAGTTACCATGGCGGGTTGGTAGGGGCCGTTATCGGAGGCTGGCTGTACAGTAGGCGTTACAAGCTCTCCTTTTTTTCCATTGCCGATACCGTAGCTTATGCAGCTCCACTCGGGTATACCTTTGGACGTTTGGGCAATTTTATCAACGGGGAACTCTTTGGAAGGGTTTCTACCAAACCTTGGGCTATGGTTTTCCCTGATGCTCCCTCTTTTTCGACTAATTATGCATGGGTACGGGAGATAGCTGACCAGCTAGGTATAGCCTATGAAAGTGGAGCTATGGTAAACCTGCCCAGACATCCTAGCCAACTCTATGAAGCTTTATTCGAAGGAATCGTGCTTTTTCTTTTCCTCTGGTTTGTGATCAGGCCAAGAAGGGAGAAGCATCCAGCAGGGTTCGGCTTGGTGTGGTATACTGCAGGATACGGGTTTGTTCGCTTTTTCATTGAATATTTCAGGGCTCCTGATGAGAACCTGGGGTATATCATTGCCCTTGGCAGAGAGTCAGACAATATTGCCCTATTGCAATCCTTTTTCAATTTTTCCATGGGCCAGCTTTTCTGTCTGGCCATGATTGTTTCAGCAAGCATCTTCGCCGTTTTCTTGAAACGGCGAGAAGGAGTCAAGCATGTCAGTAATTAA
- a CDS encoding S41 family peptidase yields the protein MKSIYTRRLSLSFIVLLMILPLFAGGSVEQVLASPLSGGYTSQESGADQISFDMASLERLYRYVDSIYINEVDKEKMFNDLATALVASLDDPYSFYVPPTEAKEYQEETSGVYGGIGTYLNKPVPENKDPSDPSTYMITIVSPFPGSPAQRAGLRAGDLISHIEGEAVDALTSYEASMLLRGKPNTSVTITVYRSGTSFDLTLVREMITTPTVDSGILEGDIGYIILSEFTPQTGKQLLEHVQKLLEEDIIGLIIDERNNGGGAVDGTMQAANIFLEEGKTLVTIQGKKGTRRDQRYISSGDPEVRLDLPIVILTNTGSASSAEIFAAAMKDNNRATLIGTKTFGKGVVQDVFQFGEGFAQVTTAHYYTPNGENIHEKGIEPDILVEDVELTDEEIPLFEKLMTENVLSTFVKENPEPTDEHIRAFAEQYKERGINEEILLLLIRNEYLSKMPYEDRPIADPVFDRQLRRAIEFIRSGS from the coding sequence ATGAAAAGCATATATACCCGTAGGCTCAGCCTAAGTTTCATAGTACTGTTGATGATTCTTCCCCTCTTTGCAGGGGGCTCGGTGGAGCAGGTCCTTGCTTCACCGCTATCGGGTGGCTATACCTCCCAGGAATCAGGAGCAGACCAAATCTCATTTGATATGGCCTCCTTGGAGCGGTTGTACCGCTATGTGGATTCCATTTATATCAATGAAGTCGACAAAGAGAAAATGTTCAACGACCTTGCCACGGCACTGGTCGCCAGTCTCGATGATCCATATTCTTTCTATGTACCGCCTACCGAGGCGAAGGAGTACCAAGAAGAAACATCAGGTGTGTATGGAGGTATCGGGACCTATCTCAATAAACCAGTTCCTGAAAACAAGGATCCCAGTGACCCATCCACCTACATGATCACTATTGTCTCTCCTTTCCCAGGGTCCCCTGCCCAACGTGCAGGCTTGCGTGCCGGAGATTTGATCAGTCATATCGAGGGGGAAGCGGTAGATGCGTTAACCAGTTATGAGGCAAGTATGCTTCTTCGAGGTAAGCCCAACACCTCTGTTACCATTACCGTCTACAGGAGTGGAACCTCTTTTGACCTGACTCTTGTGAGGGAGATGATCACTACTCCCACCGTAGATAGTGGCATACTCGAAGGTGATATTGGATACATCATTCTTTCCGAATTCACTCCCCAAACAGGAAAGCAACTCCTTGAACATGTTCAGAAGCTCTTGGAAGAGGACATCATTGGCCTTATAATCGATGAGCGCAACAATGGAGGAGGGGCTGTGGATGGAACCATGCAAGCAGCAAACATCTTTCTGGAGGAAGGGAAGACATTAGTTACTATACAAGGAAAGAAGGGAACAAGACGGGACCAGCGATACATCTCCAGTGGGGATCCTGAAGTTCGGCTGGACCTCCCAATCGTCATCCTCACCAATACAGGGTCGGCCTCCTCAGCAGAGATTTTTGCAGCTGCAATGAAGGACAACAATCGTGCTACCTTGATCGGTACAAAAACCTTTGGAAAGGGAGTTGTGCAGGATGTCTTCCAGTTTGGAGAAGGGTTTGCACAGGTGACTACTGCTCATTACTACACCCCCAATGGGGAGAATATCCATGAAAAAGGTATTGAACCAGATATTCTGGTGGAGGATGTAGAACTCACTGATGAGGAGATTCCGCTCTTTGAAAAACTGATGACAGAGAATGTCCTATCCACGTTCGTGAAGGAGAATCCAGAACCAACTGATGAGCATATCAGGGCGTTTGCTGAGCAGTACAAGGAGAGGGGTATCAATGAGGAGATTCTGCTTCTCTTGATCAGAAACGAGTATCTCTCCAAGATGCCCTATGAAGATCGCCCCATTGCAGATCCCGTCTTCGACCGGCAACTGAGACGAGCAATCGAGTTCATCAGGAGTGGATCGTGA
- a CDS encoding RsmE family RNA methyltransferase, with protein MRQYILPKTFKGEPSLVLRGKESQYLSKVLRLKEGQHILGRDQAGRAYQLTIEKIEKQECTLSCIAVNEDASVKTTDALPSYAGPYPNLTLMQCLCKGKKEEQIVRQATEIGVREIVLVQSRYCIPDLSSKGEKALGNRFERLDRQIKEALQQSGSPLLTEIHPEILPLTELSKWWDNRGPALFFHQSNRNESQKTLHDLLESLTIDTPIALLVGPEGGFSEEECSALEHEGWNPVLLRTNILRSETAGIYALSAIQTIMTEKSC; from the coding sequence GTGAGGCAGTATATCCTTCCAAAAACCTTCAAAGGAGAACCCTCTCTTGTACTGAGAGGAAAAGAGAGCCAATACCTGAGTAAGGTACTACGACTCAAGGAAGGTCAGCACATTCTGGGTCGTGACCAGGCTGGAAGAGCCTATCAACTGACCATTGAGAAAATCGAAAAACAGGAGTGTACACTCTCCTGCATAGCAGTAAATGAAGACGCATCGGTTAAAACAACCGATGCGCTTCCTTCCTATGCAGGGCCCTATCCCAATCTAACCCTCATGCAGTGTCTTTGCAAAGGAAAAAAAGAAGAGCAAATTGTCCGCCAGGCAACAGAAATCGGAGTGAGGGAGATAGTACTTGTCCAGAGTCGCTATTGTATCCCCGATCTCTCAAGTAAAGGTGAGAAAGCGTTGGGAAATCGTTTTGAGCGGTTGGACCGACAGATAAAGGAGGCCTTGCAGCAAAGTGGTTCTCCCCTCTTGACGGAGATACATCCAGAGATCCTCCCTCTCACAGAACTTTCCAAGTGGTGGGACAATCGTGGGCCTGCTCTGTTCTTCCATCAAAGCAACCGAAACGAATCTCAGAAAACACTCCACGATTTGCTCGAATCTCTAACCATTGATACCCCCATTGCACTCCTTGTGGGACCTGAAGGCGGTTTCAGCGAAGAGGAGTGTTCAGCTCTTGAGCATGAGGGGTGGAATCCAGTTCTCTTGCGAACCAATATTCTACGCAGTGAAACAGCAGGGATATACGCTCTCTCTGCAATTCAGACGATTATGACGGAAAAGAGTTGCTGA
- a CDS encoding sigma 54-interacting transcriptional regulator — protein MSLFIISSDWRFKEHFKHHFTKDFLHEFTISHKLLEALDTSAASPKLLIIDERMSKGSQRSILEQLTYQKCTIPILLFTSNEQQLEIHTFKNLNLHVIRRKSVDFEYLFSHLDPFLGKTESREQQKPYIPCGLVGNSYCMQRLRRNLSRYAKQNCSIHLYGETGTGKELAASYLHRLRFPHRNMVSVNCSLLSGSLGNSMFFGHVKGAFTDGNTDLPGLVHEANQSTLFLDELETLSPSFQAYMLRLLENGQYRRLGDTQLHTSRFRLITASNENLVALMQDNRIRKDFFYRINEVSITLPPLRDHLEDIPQLCEHFLLYCKSKKQLDEHGLELLMSYHWPGNVRQLFSTIKRCLINSEEEPVVLVTPDEIYQD, from the coding sequence ATGTCTTTGTTCATCATCTCATCCGACTGGCGGTTCAAGGAGCATTTCAAGCACCATTTCACCAAAGATTTTCTTCATGAATTTACTATTTCCCATAAACTTCTGGAAGCGTTGGATACCAGCGCGGCAAGCCCAAAACTACTCATCATTGACGAGCGGATGAGTAAAGGAAGTCAACGTTCAATCCTTGAACAACTAACCTATCAAAAATGCACTATCCCCATCCTGCTCTTCACAAGCAATGAGCAACAACTTGAAATACATACTTTTAAAAATCTTAATCTTCATGTTATCAGAAGGAAAAGCGTAGACTTCGAATACCTGTTTTCTCATCTGGATCCTTTCCTAGGAAAAACAGAAAGCCGAGAACAACAGAAACCGTATATACCTTGCGGGTTGGTGGGAAATAGTTATTGTATGCAGAGGCTGAGAAGAAATCTTTCTCGATATGCAAAGCAGAACTGCTCGATTCATCTGTATGGAGAAACAGGAACAGGAAAGGAATTGGCGGCAAGCTATCTTCATCGCCTCAGATTCCCCCATAGAAACATGGTATCGGTCAATTGCTCACTCCTTTCCGGTTCTTTAGGAAACTCCATGTTCTTTGGGCATGTGAAAGGAGCTTTTACAGACGGAAATACAGACCTCCCAGGGTTGGTCCATGAAGCCAATCAATCCACATTGTTCCTCGACGAGTTAGAAACCCTCTCTCCATCCTTCCAAGCATATATGCTTAGGCTCCTGGAAAACGGGCAATACCGACGTCTGGGAGATACACAATTGCATACCTCCCGTTTCCGCCTCATCACAGCTTCCAATGAGAATCTTGTAGCTCTTATGCAGGATAATCGAATCCGTAAGGATTTCTTTTACCGCATCAATGAGGTATCTATCACCCTGCCTCCGTTAAGAGATCATCTTGAAGATATCCCTCAGCTCTGCGAACATTTCCTGCTTTACTGCAAAAGCAAGAAGCAGTTGGATGAACATGGGTTGGAACTACTTATGAGTTATCATTGGCCGGGAAATGTACGCCAGCTCTTTTCCACCATCAAGCGATGTCTGATCAACAGTGAAGAAGAGCCAGTCGTACTGGTTACGCCTGATGAGATATATCAGGATTGA
- the feoB gene encoding ferrous iron transport protein B codes for MPTTIALAGNPNSGKTTVFNALTGSRQHVGNWPGVTVDKKEGFYKKDAKYSILDLPGTYSLSPYSAEEIITRTFIVEEKPACVIDVLDGTSLERNLYLALQIMETGVPTVLAINMMDEVRLKGDAIDCKRLEAELGVAVIPIEARTGKGLDQLMQAVMDTIETERYPKPLDIYRLNGTVDEDTLADQRYTYITSLVEKAVLRSASSGEIKESRSDRMDRVLTHRFFALPVFAVVMYLLFAATFSENFLFVEGLPSPGIALATVVESLWGWLTDLVSLGLVSAGAAPWAYSLVVDGVLEGLGAILGFLPLILVLYLLMSFLEDSGYMARVAFVMDRIFRRFGLSGRSFIPLLMGFGCSVPAIMATRTLDSEKDRRITTLLAGFMPCGAKLPIFIMFVSIFFADGNKTMVLFFLYALSLGVSILVSLLINRIAYKGQVSNFLMELPQYRLPTLRSVWIHGYEKVKGFIQKAGTVILAATILIWVLSSFNMASFNGQNLEQNDTILSEMDASFLASVGKKVAPIFKPLGFGEWRPTVGIATGWIAKEMVVVTLAQLYSEDVNEEYLTNYFAGMSEGELSDLGFSEGRYSADQAFDIYTESVLMEGGDEGGLRTLRQDIHTKQAALAYMAFNLLCMPCFAAVGAMKRELKTVRRTAGAVGIQMLTAYLVALLVNVIGSLVW; via the coding sequence ATGCCCACAACCATAGCACTTGCCGGAAACCCCAATTCAGGGAAGACCACGGTATTCAATGCGCTGACCGGATCTCGCCAGCATGTAGGAAACTGGCCGGGAGTAACCGTAGACAAGAAAGAAGGTTTCTATAAGAAGGATGCCAAATATTCCATCCTTGACCTTCCAGGGACCTACTCACTCAGTCCCTATAGTGCTGAAGAGATCATAACCCGAACCTTTATCGTTGAAGAGAAACCAGCTTGTGTCATTGATGTACTTGATGGCACCAGTCTGGAGCGAAATCTCTATCTTGCACTGCAGATCATGGAGACGGGAGTTCCTACAGTTTTGGCTATCAATATGATGGATGAAGTACGCTTGAAGGGCGATGCTATTGACTGCAAGCGACTGGAAGCAGAGCTTGGCGTTGCTGTCATTCCCATAGAGGCAAGGACCGGCAAGGGTCTGGATCAGTTGATGCAAGCAGTTATGGATACAATTGAGACCGAGAGATACCCAAAACCCTTGGATATCTACCGTCTAAACGGGACGGTGGACGAGGACACCCTGGCTGACCAAAGGTATACGTATATTACTTCACTGGTAGAGAAAGCTGTCCTCAGAAGTGCTTCTTCGGGGGAGATCAAGGAAAGCAGGAGTGATAGGATGGATAGGGTACTGACTCACCGCTTCTTTGCCCTCCCTGTATTTGCCGTGGTGATGTATCTACTCTTTGCAGCCACCTTCAGTGAGAACTTTCTCTTCGTTGAAGGTCTTCCCAGCCCCGGGATAGCACTCGCAACTGTCGTGGAGTCTCTCTGGGGATGGCTCACTGACCTGGTGTCACTTGGTTTGGTATCAGCTGGAGCTGCGCCTTGGGCTTACAGCCTGGTGGTAGATGGTGTGTTGGAAGGTCTGGGTGCCATTCTTGGATTTCTTCCTCTAATCTTGGTGTTGTATCTATTGATGAGCTTTCTGGAAGATAGCGGGTATATGGCTCGTGTTGCCTTTGTGATGGATAGGATTTTTCGAAGGTTTGGCTTGAGTGGACGATCTTTCATCCCTCTCTTGATGGGCTTTGGATGTTCTGTTCCGGCCATTATGGCTACCAGGACATTGGATAGTGAGAAGGATAGAAGAATCACTACCCTGCTTGCAGGATTCATGCCCTGTGGAGCAAAACTACCAATTTTCATTATGTTTGTCTCCATCTTCTTCGCTGATGGAAATAAGACTATGGTACTTTTCTTCCTGTATGCACTGAGCTTGGGGGTGTCGATTCTTGTCTCCTTGCTAATCAACAGGATTGCCTATAAGGGCCAGGTTTCCAATTTTCTGATGGAACTTCCCCAATACCGACTCCCTACCCTCAGGTCAGTGTGGATCCATGGCTACGAGAAGGTGAAGGGATTCATCCAGAAGGCAGGTACTGTCATTCTCGCTGCCACCATCCTAATCTGGGTGCTTTCTTCCTTCAATATGGCATCGTTCAACGGTCAGAACCTGGAACAGAATGATACCATCCTCTCAGAGATGGATGCCTCATTCCTAGCATCAGTAGGAAAGAAAGTTGCTCCTATTTTCAAGCCTTTGGGTTTTGGGGAATGGAGGCCTACTGTGGGTATAGCTACAGGATGGATCGCGAAGGAGATGGTGGTAGTGACATTGGCTCAGCTCTATAGTGAGGATGTGAATGAGGAATACCTAACGAATTACTTTGCTGGTATGAGTGAAGGTGAGCTTTCTGATTTAGGATTTTCTGAGGGTAGATACTCAGCAGACCAGGCTTTCGACATCTATACAGAATCGGTATTGATGGAAGGCGGCGATGAGGGAGGACTACGTACTCTCCGTCAGGATATCCATACCAAGCAAGCTGCCTTGGCTTATATGGCATTCAATCTGCTTTGCATGCCTTGTTTTGCAGCAGTTGGAGCTATGAAGCGGGAATTGAAAACAGTCCGTCGTACAGCAGGAGCTGTTGGAATTCAGATGTTGACTGCATACCTTGTGGCATTATTGGTCAATGTGATCGGGTCCTTGGTTTGGTAG